The following proteins are co-located in the Plasmodium brasilianum strain Bolivian I chromosome 11, whole genome shotgun sequence genome:
- a CDS encoding hypothetical protein (conserved Plasmodium protein), translated as MSSNVLFFYLSIISYLFVASLCYQIIYVDSYEEDQAYEIKEIDSCSWRYFCHKEFNYCEQGCSSKKKLTRGYNLLNTSDLKKQCFVNIECEHYDIYFDSEDTVYFNFFSKIFFRINTDFTLTANSRKKELSNSNEETSHWDKKNKMVVLIEKIIHFASPV; from the exons atgAGCAGCAatgtactatttttttatttaagcaTAATTAGTTATCTATTTGTAGCTTCCTTATGCTaccaaataatttatgtagaTTCATATGAGGAGGATCAAGCATACGAAATAAAGGAGATCGATTCCTGCTCCTGGCGATACTTCTGTCATAAGGAGTTTAACTACTGCGAGCAAGGGTGTAGTTCAAAGAAGAAATTGACAAGAGGGTATAACCTGTTAAACA CAAGCGATTTAAAAAAGCAGTGTTTTGTCAACATCGAGTGCGAGCATtatgatatttattttgattcAGAAGACACTgtgtattttaattttttttccaaaattttCTTTCGTATTAACACGGACTTCACCTT GACTGCAAACTCaaggaaaaaagaactaAGTAACTCAAATGAAGAAACAAGTCATTgggacaaaaaaaataaaatggttGTCCTTATTGAAAAGATAATTCA TTTTGCTTCTCCCGTTTGA
- a CDS encoding signal recognition particle subunit SRP68: MESVENVSNDKIKENGEVMPHGGVSLNEVIESVCTVTPSEDGKREGKVRSKEKMMKRLTKDKVCFDIFSYLRHIYKKYGLYDEEIERFLLFVKKRRAKLKKKVLCKVKKIENKYLTKVYETDIEDEKYFELLLLDVEACRCRYIQIKTHVNELKIPYRSKYRYIRRIRRALDKVKFLGTLVNKNSVDANTELQVKCYQTYIEISYLLEMKKYEECILKVEEFTKLIKLIKRITLNMFTNINKERNEEVGITDGIGNIGGGGGVNQISTNENSKSKVVERSIKHTFDGMEKNELMIKSNVLIEEEKRIEQIFDYFISTVNSYERICTYNLKKNKSSNFNEKRQDENLAEEVNNITEIKMSEDTTTCGSKLEIHCIDNVITIKLKCSIFEIKDCEHNSSSNRSSNNSGSSIASVLRIKNILEGLKSVVQDEEFTTLNVDVNIKDITRDDNFPLFKFLKELDINFTINEYRSIFGKYFECLSVVHEQLIKSTNENNKLSNDDRLMEKIWTELENYLLSQKLYIDTERILLVLMKNFYHVYTKSGSKNISFVNKKTLKDIVDEMPELHTNIIRYADILKQNIEELKNLENNDSFINIFQIIKNVKSLCLACYYAMNNKNAEAHVLFDLIKTRNYIYIKLNSMQIYNNSLFRVSVLFNNLQNLVSIINEIYYFRHLAIYALQVKTKSLANEHNLFYLDNSFFQRKMSYISLNPLHIDMTQMCCEDSLLNPDLQKEEKSSGIRGLLWSFWK; this comes from the coding sequence ATGGAATCTGTGGAGAACGTTTCgaatgataaaattaaagaaaatggTGAGGTAATGCCACATGGTGGAGTAAGCCTAAACGAAGTGATAGAATCTGTGTGCACTGTTACACCTAGTGAGGATGGGAAAAGGGAGGGGAAAGTAAggagtaaagaaaaaatgatgaaaaggCTGACAAAAGATAAAGTAtgttttgatattttttcatatctaaggcatatatataagaagtACGGTTTGTATGATGAAGAAATAGAAAGATTTTTGTTGTTTGTTAAGAAAAGGAgagcaaaattaaaaaaaaaggttttatgtaaagtgaaaaaaatagaaaataaatatttaactaAGGTATACGAAACAGATATAGAGGATGagaaatattttgaattgtTACTGTTAGATGTTGAAGCTTGTAGATGtagatatatacaaataaagaCACATGTAAACGAATTAAAGATTCCATATAGATCTAAATACAGGTATATAAGACGAATAAGAAGAGCTTTAGATAAAGTCAAATTTTTAGGTACACTTGTAAATAAAAACTCGGTTGATGCAAATACAGAATTGCAAGTAAAATGTTATCAAacatatattgaaatatcTTACCTTCtagaaatgaaaaagtatGAAGAGTGCATTTTAAAAGTGGAAGAGTTTACAAAACTTATAAAGTTAATAAAGCGAATTACGCTTAACATGTTTACAAATATTAACAAGGAAAGAAACGAAGAAGTGGGTATAACTGATGGGATTGGAAATATTGGAGGAGGGGGTGGAGTTAACCAAATTAGTACAAACGAAAATAGTAAAAGTAAAGTAGTAGAACGTAGTATTAAACACACCTTTGATGGAATGGAAAAAAACGAGTTGATGATAAAGAGCAACGTACTTAttgaagaggaaaaaaggaTAGAACAAatatttgattattttatatcaacTGTTAACTCATATGaacgtatatgtacatataatttaaaaaaaaataaatcaagcaattttaatgaaaaaaggcAGGATGAAAACTTAGCTGAAGAAGTAAATAACATtacagaaataaaaatgagtGAGGACACAACTACTTGTGGCTCAAAGCTGGAAATTCACTGTATCGACAATGTAATaacaattaaattaaaatgtagtatatttgaaataaaGGATTGTGAACATAATAGTAGTTCTAACAgaagtagtaataatagtggAAGTAGCATTGCGAGTgtattaagaataaaaaatattttggaaGGTTTGAAAAGCGTCGTGCAAGATGAGGAGTTCACAACATTAAATGTAGACGTTAACATAAAAGATATTACTAGAGACGATAATTTTCCacttttcaaatttttaaaagaattggatataaattttactatAAATGAGTATAGAAGTATTTTTGGGAAATATTTCGAATGCTTGTCAGTAGTACATGAACAGTTAATTAAATCaactaatgaaaataataaattatcaaaTGATGACAGACtgatggaaaaaatatggaCAGAActagaaaattatttactttcacaaaaattatatatagatacaGAAAGGATACTCCTAGTAttgatgaaaaatttttatcatgtATACACAAAGAGTggttcaaaaaatatttcatttgttaataaaaagacGTTAAAGGATATTGTAGATGAAATGCCAGAActacatacaaatattattagaTATGCTGATATactaaaacaaaatattgaagaattaaaaaatttagaaaataatgacagttttattaatatatttcaaataataaaaaatgttaagtCTTTATGTCTAGCTTGTTATTATgctatgaataataaaaatgcagAAGCCCATGTATTATTTGATTTAATTAAAActagaaattatatatatattaaacttaacagtatgcaaatatataataactcCCTATTTCGTGTATCCgtactttttaataatttacaaaatttagtttcaattattaatgaaatatattactttagACATTTGGCCATATATGCATTACAAGTAAAAACCAAATCATTAGCAAACGaacataatttattctatttagataattctttttttcaacgCAAAATGAGTTATATATCGTTGAATCCATTGCATATTGATATGACGCAAATGTGTTGTGAAGATTCATTACTTAACCCCGATCTGCAAAAGGAGGAAAAATCATCGGGCATTAGAGGACTTCTATGGTCCTTCTGGAAATAG
- a CDS encoding nascent polypeptide-associated complex subunit alpha: protein MQDEKANSKDEISSGSSYEENDENINILNPPNRTKMSKGERRARKMLVKLGLKPITNVHKVIIKKSHKMIFAVSNVEVYKIEGTESYVIFGDAKTDDITNSINNLLPENMPKDSDIPVESDMNFDTVEKSEEKTQYLDEQKVGDVSQEDIELIMSQTKCSRDTAISVLRKNNNDLVQSIMELSG from the exons ATGCAAGACGAAAAAGCAAATTCGAAAGATGAAATATCTTCAGGTTCGTCatatgaagaaaatgatgaaaatataaatattttaaatccTCCTAATAGAACAAAAATGAGCAAGGGGGAAAGAAGAGCAAGAAAGATGCTTGTGAAACTTGGGTTAAAACCAATAACAAATGTGCATAaagttattataaaaaaatcgCACAAGATGATCTTTGCTGTTTCCAATGTAGAAGTTTATAAAATAGAAGGAACAGAATCGTATGTTATATTTGGGGATGCCAAAACGGATGACATAACAAATTCAATCAaca ATCTACTTCCTGAAAATATGCCAAAGGATTCGGATATTCCAGTTGAATCAGACATGAATTTTGACACTGTTGAAAAATCTGAGGAAAAAACACAATATTTGGATGAAC AAAAAGTGGGAGACGTTTCACAGGAGGATATAGAGCTGATTATGTCCCAAACAAAGTGCAGTAGAGATACGGCTATTTCAGTccttagaaaaaataataacgaCCTAGTTCAATCAATTATGGAATTGAGTGGATAA
- a CDS encoding hypothetical protein (conserved Plasmodium protein) yields the protein MMIKNLITKCSYRFILHTTARIEATHANSIYKYNLNGKLTERAFSSIDKQAEHRINAVRKRRKEVDEAVNLEEDRDAEEEVQVDEPTHESDNVFVQKQKEFIHKFDEENCDKEEHSTVKILNKNDTRSSDFLLHNEKYVNFIKKYNQNRRCKKNRFSKYSEQVIEEDDKSLWEILKEKEDYLKNKKKLKSYQKELDYKMSREYEKLKKEEMFLLVDQNKQNGQKRKKEQMDSYGKNVDDNIVVEAEEEGKKKKKKKKKSIIEDVHDDIDAYLKNDNTFVNDIKSYNEIYQDHLLIQEKGDDDHLDQMSKVDGTPSNDSTNLEKDDFNVNCLIQEELKTKAIFHSIGKPNREHKNIESDILVDDLTTPNDNSSDSKVNSSLFVEEVEEITAKKCIKGLIEGKAGNESSKVAEGVKESKEMKEATKCNEGQLEHMKQDNHTIEITPIEILNRLSGESLSSIIDGNIDNLIIQREIKKEKTANGIINVVYNNLNNCDKINLSSALVKMSKLLDSYQKQSIIKNYMYLSIIKKIEENLSTFEISNLVQIFYAFVKIENFPFFFNDIISSINNKLDEAMPKQICSILYTLSNIIIETNESRMLKMKIIDKIKRNLSSFVCLNDVICLLTSLSKLKYKDVHTYYQLSKKIEENMDQLSIKNVSNILWSFSNINYTSQLVKNIKKIIEKHIHDANYMDIINIIYSLTKLNEYDDHLYNDVFYNAINVYLHNMNVKNLCIILWSYTFANVDKPDLYINILTKINENMNQITTKDVVSILTCLSRIKYNYRYKYLFNHLKNKVIKNVYAFTPLQLTNIIYHSSVLEMYDHKYYYVLVQQIYQIRKLLYLENLTLILYALKNICYLNIQNLDIFKLISYIFEQVGKKYKLLCGEDCVNITLIINDLMKYSNQGYLSFTHICNLNNGENYAHPYMHVEDQSGANNYVDIFDDNVKIDHFAHDKEEVYLPYINDLLYEQIKIRLNNFWQLNIKDVNNLLIIMKDGCMYDDVILNMIMRQIIPILLKSTNIEFLIFLSNITSNRNLKFIALTHLSRRPKLISVFKKKINSITCYILNSCEDGQYSSVDSNFEYVHDAPDTGYAQMRNVTSTYEEGQGVKRILQNGVMMTENVHPFGETLEEHMTSGEATKWNVPNDKNYRSEMKSAVSSSAVTSSSWVNYDIQKRTRVDLNSCIALCYACFNMHYEDDNILKIYDIIEHMITEERKSINSYMLINFLYILTLTNNKIPLASHLSQEYMKHRYGRDIEQQNEKIKKKKNLSNKMRQNEDIKMYGNEDIKIYKNGDIKIYKNGDIKIYKNGDIKIYKNGDIKMHKNEDIKIYENEDINIYKNEDIKIYKNEDVKISERTISSEQNNYSDAYMAHDTVEGSPRLSFNLFYEENDKLSSYIEKGDEDTSLILLKLLYVNIILNKYNYLYHILSEICKYSEHFYTHEFIMLSKQVCYHIYNFSDFFCKNKDMQYTWNKIQENVYINDEHIYLDLNFERTNINLINEENGDKTVNKLLGNKKICKSLDNNINIAKFFYYILNYSMENIGFRSANSTTSKKERKKVKMFHFDHVISDILNFLNVQYKGSYTHENIYKICCSFPYERHLIDLLSYEDVLYPSHKPLLSSELRQKQLALKGWTVHSINFRDLYNSIKDKNIICYIFNIVKKIKKDLKNLPNNEKKMEEKEFWENIKYASI from the exons atgatgataaaaaatttgatcaCCAAGTGTTCCTATAGATTTATACTTCATACGACGGCAAGAATTGAAGCTACACATGCAAACTCGATATATAAGTACAATTTAAATGGAAAATTAACTGAACGCGCGTTTAGTTCTATAGATAAACAGGCGGAGCATAGGATAAACGCAGTTCGTAAACGAAGGAAGGAAGTAGACGAAGCGGTCAACCTAGAGGAGGATAGAGATGCAGAGGAAGAAGTTCAGGTAGACGAACCTACTCACGAAAGCGATAACGTATTTGTGCAGAAACAAAAAGAGTTCATACACAAATTTGACGAGGAGAATTGTGATAAAGAAGAACATAGCACAGTGaagatattaaataaaaatgataccAGAAGTAGCGATTTTTTGCTGCATAATGAAAAGTacgtaaattttataaaaaaatataaccaGAATAGGAGATGTAAGAAAAATCGATTCAGTAAATATTCTGAACAAGTCATAGAGGAGGATGACAAAAGCTTGTgggaaattttaaaagaaaaagaagactatttaaaaaacaaaaaaaaattgaaatctTATCAAAAGGAACTTGATTACAAAATGAGTAGAGAAtacgaaaaattaaaaaaagaagaaatgtttttattagtaGATCAAAACAAGCAAAATGGgcagaaaagaaagaaagaacaaATGGATAGTTATGGTAAAAATGTAGATGATAATATAGTAGTAGAAGCGGaagaagaaggaaaaaaaaaaaaaaaaaaaaaaaaaaaaagcattataGAAGACGTGCATGATGATATTGAcgcatatttaaaaaacgaCAACACATTCGTCAATGATATTAAGTCATACAACGAAATTTATCAAGACCACCTTTTAATCCAAGAAAAGGGTGACGATGATCACTTGGATCAGATGTCCAAAGTGGATGGTACCCCTTCCAATGATAGTACAAATTTGGAAAAGGACGATTTTAATGTAAATTGTTTAATTCAAGAAGAGTTAAAGACAAAAGCTATTTTTCACTCTATTGGAAAGCCTAACCGTGAACATAAAAACATTGAGAGCGATATTTTAGTTGATGACTTAACAACACCAAATGATAACAGTTCTGATAGTAAAGTTAACAGCTCCCTTTTTGTTGAAGAAGTGGAAGAAATAACAGCGAAGAAATGCATCAAGGGATTGATTGAGGGAAAGGCAGGTAATGAGTCCAGCAAAGTGGCGGAGGGAGTGAAAGAATCGAAGGAAATGAAGGAAGCGACTAAATGTAACGAAGGGCAGCTCGAACATATGAAGCAAGACAACCACACTATAGAGATAACTCCGATCGAAATTTTGAACAGACTAAGCGGAGAAAGCCTGAGCAGCATCATTGATGGAAATATAGacaatttaattatacagagagaaataaaaaaagaaaaaactgcGAATGGTATAATAAATGTAGTGTACAACAATTTGAACAACtgtgataaaataaatttaagtaGTGCACTAGTGAAGATGTCAAAGTTGTTAGATTCTTATCAAAAACaaagtattattaaaaattatatgtatttgagtataataaaaaaaatagaagaaaatttaTCTACGTTTGAAATTTCTAACTTGGTTCAAATATTCTACgcttttgtaaaaattgaaaatttccccttcttttttaatgatataataagTAGCATTAATAACAAATTAGACGAAGCTATGCCTAAGCAGATATGTAGTATCTTATACACACTAAGTAATATTATCATTGAAACAAATGAAAGTAGGatgttaaaaatgaaaatcatTGACAAGATAAAGAGAAATTTATCTTCGTTTGTATGTCTTAATGATGTTATTTGCTTACTTACATCCttatcaaaattaaaatataaagatgtACACACCTATTATCAATTGTCCAAAAAGATTGAAGAAAATATGGATCaattaagtataaaaaatgtgagtaatattttatggTCCTTCAGCAACATTAATTATACAAGCCAGCTGGTAAAAAacatcaaaaaaattatagaaaaacatatacatgATGCTAATTATATggatataattaatataatatattcattaacaAAATTGAATGAATATGATGATCATCTTTATAATGATGTTTTTTACAATGCTATTAAtgtttatttacataatatgaatgtaaaaaatttgtgtATAATTTTGTGGTCATACACTTTTGCAAATGTGGATAAACCTGActtgtacataaatattttaacaaaaataaatgaaaatatgaacCAAATTACTACGAAAGATGTTGTTTCGATATTAACTTGTCTAAGtagaattaaatataattacagatataaatatctatttaatcatttaaaaaataaagtaataaaaaatgtatatgcatttacCCCATTGCAGCTTacgaatattatatatcattcATCCGTTCTAGAAATGTATGACcacaaatattattatgtactTGTTCAGCAAATTTatcaaataagaaaattattgtaCTTGGAAAATTTGACCTTAATTTTGTATgccttaaaaaatatatgttatttaaatatCCAAAATTTGGATATATTCAAattaatatcatatatatttgagcAGGTAggtaagaaatataaattattatgtggAGAAGATTGTGTTAATATTacgttaataataaatgactTGATGAAATACTCAAACCAGGGATATCTTTCCTTTACTCATATATGTAATCTTAACAATGGGGAAAATTATGCCCATCCGTATATGCATGTAGAGGACCAAAGTGGTGCTAATAATTATGTAGATATATTTGATGATAACGTGAAGATAGACCATTTTGCGCATGACAAGGAAGAAGTGTATTTACCATATATTAATGACttattatatgaacaaataaagaTACGATTAAACAATTTCTGGCAGTTAAATATCAAAgatgttaataatttattaataattatgaaagatggatgtatgtatgatgatgtaatattaaatatgattATGAGACAGATCATTCCTATTTTGCTAAAAAGTACAAATattgaatttttaattttcttaagTAATATAACATCAAATAGAAACTTGAAATTTATAGCATTAACACATCTTTCTCGTAGACCTAAACTAATAAGtgtgtttaaaaaaaaaattaattcaattacttgttatattttaaacagCTGTGAAGATGGACAATATAGTTCTGTTGATAGTAACTTTGAATATGTGCACGATGCACCAGATACTGGATATGCACAGATGAGAAATGTAACATCAACATATGAGGAAGGACAAGGAGTGAAAagaattttacaaaatggaGTTATGATGACTGAAAATGTTCATCCGTTTGGAGAGACCCTAGAAGAGCACATGACGAGTGGAGAAGCTACAAAATGGAATGTTCccaatgataaaaattataggAGCGAAATGAAAAGCGCAGTGAGTAGTAGTGCTGTAACTTCATCATCATGGGTAAATTATGATATTCAAAAAAGAACTAGAGTAGACCTGAATAGTTGCATAGCTCTTTGTTATGCTTGTTTTAACATGCATTATGAAGatgataatattttgaaaatatatgatatcaTTGAACATATGATAACTGAAGAAAGAAAATCCATAAATTCGTATATGTTAATAAACTTCTTATACATTTTGACCTTAACAAATAATAAGATACCCTTAGCTAGCCACTTATCTCAGGAATATATGAAGCACAGGTATGGCCGCGATATAGAACAGCaaaatgagaaaataaaaaaaaaaaaaaatttaagtaacAAAATGCGGCAAAATGAagatattaaaatgtatggAAATGAGGATATCAAAATTTATAAGAATGGGGATATCAAAATTTATAAGAATGGGGATATCAAAATTTATAAGAATGGGGATATCAAAATTTATAAGAATGGGGATATCAAAATGCATAAGAATGAGGatatcaaaatatatgaaaatgaggatataaatatatacaaaaatgaggatatcaaaatatataagaatgaGGATGTCAAAATTTCCGAGCGGACTATATCCAGCGAGCAGAATAATTACAGTGATGCATACATGGCACATGATACAGTAGAGGGGAGTCCCAGATTAagctttaatttattttacgaAGAAAATGATAAACTATCTtcatatattgaaaaaggCGATGAAGACACTTCTctgatattattaaaattactatatgtaaatattattttaaataaatataattatttgtatcatatattaagtgaaatttgtaaatattccGAACATTTTTATACTCATGAATTTATTATGTTGTCAAAACAGGTGTgttatcatatttataatttttctgattttttttgtaaaaataaagatatgcAATATACATGGAACAAAATTCAAGAAAATGTCTATATTAATGatgaacatatttatttagatttaaattttgagagaacaaatataaatctaataaatgaagaaaatggTGATAAAACTGTTAACAAATTActgggaaataaaaaaatatgcaaatctttagataataatattaatattgccAAATTTTTCTACTATATTCTTAATTATAGCATGGAAAATATAGGCTTCAGAAGTGCCAATTCTACTACTTCAAAAAAGGAGAggaaaaaagtgaaaatgtTTCACTTCGATCATGTCATAAGCGACATCCTGAATTTT TTGAATGTACAGTACAAAGGATCGTACACCCATGagaatatttacaaaatatgttGTTCCTTCCCGTATGAAAGACACTTGATAGATTTGCTCTCATATGAG gatGTTCTGTACCCATCACACAAGCCACTGTTGTCTTCAGAGTTGAGACAAAAGCAACTTGCCCTAAAAG GATGGACGGTGCATTCAATAAACTTCCGAGATTTATACAACAGCATAAAAGACAAAAATATCATTTGCTACATTTtcaatattgtaaaaaagataaaaaaagatcTGAAAAACTTGccaaataatgaaaaaaaaatggaggaAAAGGAATTTtgggaaaatataaaatatgcaagtatttaa
- a CDS encoding ribonuclease P/MRP protein subunit RPP1, protein MYADLHLKYSSKKNAKALIFKALHSGYSVVAICTDYDKNTNDSFNESWKIINCFRYKIADIMNKSKKSESGNYFIDQMNDEDIMDDHLLRINNSIEENYILVNRPNTLSIKNLCDDFMLYVRNEMTEGELQSLRANLLSSAALTSSDAITTAGAQTHSSCAPKEVDFYLSNNTSTYVLRRLNIKYDDAVKMGNYQKLIRENNFNLIAIEISSPEEADMTATKFDCDIIFFNMKKSFVSLKKADIQNALDKGIFFEVSSLNTINEDHQHFIFSSNINNIFSIIPLNKIIISSGSTKESEIIEPLNFLRLFFNFNTLTCKDLMACITTVPLSCIQRASVRKSFNTAVFYK, encoded by the coding sequence atgtatgcaGATTTGCACTTAAAATATTCCTCGaagaaaaatgcaaaagCGTTGATATTCAAGGCGCTCCATTCAGGGTATAGTGTAGTTGCTATATGTACAGACTATGATAAGAATACTAATGACAGTTTTAACGAATCTtggaaaattataaactGTTTTAGATATAAAATTGCTGATATAATGAATAAGTCGAAAAAAAGTGAATCAGGAAATTATTTCATTGATCAGATGAATGATGAAGATATAATGGATGACCatttattaagaataaataacaGCATAgaggaaaattatattttagttaATAGACCTAATACCTTATCCATCAAAAATTTATGCGATGATTTTATGTTATACGTACGAAATGAAATGACAGAAGGGGAGTTGCAAAGTTTGCGTGCAAATTTGTTGAGCAGTGCTGCTTTGACGTCTAGCGATGCAATAACAACTGCTGGTGCTCAGACACATAGCAGCTGTGCCCCAAAAGAAGTAGACTTTTACCTATCAAACAACACGAGCACGTATGTACTAAGAAGGCTGAATATAAAATACGACGATGCTGTAAAAATGGGAAATTaccaaaaattaataagagAAAATAACTTCAATCTGATAGCAATTGAGATAAGTTCTCCTGAGGAAGCAGATATGACAGCGACTAAATTTGATTgtgatataattttttttaatatgaaaaaatcttttgtttctttaaaaaaagcaGATATACAAAATGCTTTAGataaaggaatattttttgaagtaTCTTCGTTAAATACCATAAATGAAGATCAtcaacattttattttttcatcaaatataaataatattttttcaattattccattaaataaaattattatcagTTCAGGAAGTACAAAAGAAAGTGAAATAATAGAAcctttgaattttttaagactcttttttaatttcaataCCTTAACGTGTAAAGATCTTATGGCATGCATTACAACTGTACCCCTCTCTTGTATTCAAAGAGCATCGGTTAGAAAATCCTTTAACACTGCAGTATTTTACAAGTAA